From Cannabis sativa cultivar Pink pepper isolate KNU-18-1 chromosome 8, ASM2916894v1, whole genome shotgun sequence, a single genomic window includes:
- the LOC115701250 gene encoding uncharacterized protein LOC115701250 → MREEISKDSQRITKTQFSFSNLLSFPVFLCHQTKLRSRLRRELFPSHYAYQTVPQYYIEKTQNIILIPPYWIHSIAPPAAMDSLSSVFPSLVLPPNNSLCPPQRRQMGFYISCRLQNCRRRSCSLSRPRLSSPVKLSRRSWSRRASSKSDGGGGTTDDDKDDNGTEEVERALHLDGAIPGTSDEFVKQVSSRAYDMRRHLQQTFDSSSYDVVDSNPWRDPSKPVYVLTQRENQLCTMKIRINRSEVEKELGMLFSKGGKLRSGIGNQTEKSESGSKFQMLVEDVREGLLVFEDENEAVKYCDLLQGGGKGCEGVAEIEASSVFDLVRKMKALAVLFRRGRTPPLPQSLELNLKARRRSLEDQEDSV, encoded by the exons ATGAGGGAGGAAATATCCAAAGATTCACAGAGAATCACAAAAACTCAATTTTCCTTCTCCAACCTTCTTTCCTTTCCTGTATTCTTGTGTCACCAAACCAAGTTACGCAGTCGTTTACGCAGAGAACTTTTTCCATCCCACTACGCCTACCAAACTGTTCCACAATATTACATAGAAAAGACCCAAAATATTATTCTCATACCTCCATATTGGATTCATAGCATAGCACCACCAGCCGCCATGGATTCACTCTCTTCAGTCTTTCCTTCTTTAGTTCTACCCCCAAATAATTCCCTCTGTCCTCCGCAACGGCGCCAAATGGGTTTCTATATTTCTTGTCGTCTGCAGAATTGTCGCCGTCGTTCGTGTTCTCTCTCCCGTCCGCGCCTGAGCTCACCCGTGAAGCTCTCTAGGAGATCATGGAGCAGGCGAGCTTCTAGCAAATCAGACGGTGGTGGTGGAACCACTGATGACGACAAAGATGATAACGGTACGGAAGAGGTGGAGAGAGCGCTTCACCTAGACGGAGCCATTCCTGGGACTTCGGACGAGTTCGTGAAGCAGGTCTCGTCACGTGCCTACGATATGCGCCGACACCTCCAACAGACCTTCGATAGCAGCAGCTACGAtg TGGTAGATTCCAATCCATGGAGAGATCCTTCCAAGCCTGTATATGTATTAACCCAGAGAGAAAACCAATTGTGTACTatgaaaataagaataaatCGCAG TGAAGTTGAGAAGGAACTCGGGATGTTGTTTTCAAAAGGAGGAAAACTGAGATCGGGAATTGGAAATCAGACTGAAAAATCAGAAAGCGGATCAAAGTTTCAAATGCTTGTAGAGGATGTTCGAGAAGGACTGCTT GTATTTGAAGATGAGAATGAAGCTGTAAAATACTGTGACTTACTGCAAGGAGGTGGAAAAGGTTGTGAAGGTGTTGCAGAAATCGAAGCATCATCG GTATTCGATCTTGTCCGGAAAATGAAAGCTCTGGCTGTTCTTTTCCGAAGGGGACGAACACCTCCTCTTCCTCAAAGCCTTGAACTCAATCTAAAGGCTCGCAGGCGATCCCTGGAAGACCAAGAGGACTCGGTATGA
- the LOC115700842 gene encoding vesicle transport v-SNARE 12 isoform X2: protein MKQQKFVEVKAGIDDADVLIRKMDLEARSLQPSVKAVLLAKLREYKSDLNQLKREFKRVTSPNANQASREELLESGNADVHSASAEHRERMAMSVERLNESSDRIMESRRTILETEELGISILQDLHQQRETLLHSHNKLHGVDDAIDKSKKVLTAMSRRMTKHKWIIGSVIGALIFVIFLILYFKLFHS from the exons ATG AAGCAGCAGAAGTTTGTTGAGGTTAAAGCTGGTATAGATGATGCCGATGTTCTG ATTCGGAAAATGGACTTGGAAGCAAGAAGTTTGCAACCGAGCGTGAAAGCTGTACTTCTTGCTAAATTAAGGGAatataaatctgatttgaaTCAGTTGAAAAGAGAATTCAAGAGAGTAACATCACCTAATGCTAATCAGGCTTCCCGGGAAGAGCTGTTAGAGTCTGGAAATGCAGATGTTCATTCG GCTTCTGCTGAACATAGGGAGAGAATGGCAATGTCAGTGGAGAGGTTAAATGAGTCGAGTGACAGAATTATGGAGAGCAGAAGGACCATATTGGAGACTGAAGAGCTTGGCATCTCAATTCTCCAAGATTTGCATCAACAACGTGAAACTCTTCTGCATTCTCATAATAAA CTTCATGGAGTTGATGATGCCATTGACAAGAgtaaaaaagttttaactgcAATGTCCCGAAGGATGACCAAACACAAATGGATTATAGGCTCAGTCATTGGAGCTCTTATTTTTGTAATCTTCTTGATTCTATATTTCAAGCTTTTTCACAGTTGA
- the LOC115700842 gene encoding vesicle transport v-SNARE 12 isoform X1: MSEVFEGYERQYCELSANLSRKCNSAAALSDHEQKQQKFVEVKAGIDDADVLIRKMDLEARSLQPSVKAVLLAKLREYKSDLNQLKREFKRVTSPNANQASREELLESGNADVHSASAEHRERMAMSVERLNESSDRIMESRRTILETEELGISILQDLHQQRETLLHSHNKLHGVDDAIDKSKKVLTAMSRRMTKHKWIIGSVIGALIFVIFLILYFKLFHS, from the exons ATGAGCGAGGTCTTCGAAGGTTACGAGCGTCAGTATTGTGAGCTCTCCGCTAATCTTTCTAGGAAATGTAATTCAGCTGCTGCTCTTTCTGATCATG AGCAGAAGCAGCAGAAGTTTGTTGAGGTTAAAGCTGGTATAGATGATGCCGATGTTCTG ATTCGGAAAATGGACTTGGAAGCAAGAAGTTTGCAACCGAGCGTGAAAGCTGTACTTCTTGCTAAATTAAGGGAatataaatctgatttgaaTCAGTTGAAAAGAGAATTCAAGAGAGTAACATCACCTAATGCTAATCAGGCTTCCCGGGAAGAGCTGTTAGAGTCTGGAAATGCAGATGTTCATTCG GCTTCTGCTGAACATAGGGAGAGAATGGCAATGTCAGTGGAGAGGTTAAATGAGTCGAGTGACAGAATTATGGAGAGCAGAAGGACCATATTGGAGACTGAAGAGCTTGGCATCTCAATTCTCCAAGATTTGCATCAACAACGTGAAACTCTTCTGCATTCTCATAATAAA CTTCATGGAGTTGATGATGCCATTGACAAGAgtaaaaaagttttaactgcAATGTCCCGAAGGATGACCAAACACAAATGGATTATAGGCTCAGTCATTGGAGCTCTTATTTTTGTAATCTTCTTGATTCTATATTTCAAGCTTTTTCACAGTTGA